In a single window of the Streptomyces sp. CGMCC 4.7035 genome:
- a CDS encoding TetR/AcrR family transcriptional regulator: MGTSSWTAASAQPATLRRRGAVLERAILEAALEQLSTVGWSGLTMEGVAAGAQTGKAAVYRRWPSKEDLVADALQAGLPSLDEAPDLGSVREDLLVLCRQARDAMYSRPGFALRSVIHECDTRQAERFHGVIYEGVVEPAVKLLREVIDRGIERGEVRPDAANGYVVDAIPAMMMYRSKMCSSEWNDQELKEMIDQLMVPLLRP, translated from the coding sequence ATGGGTACTTCGTCCTGGACGGCCGCCTCCGCTCAACCGGCCACCCTCCGCCGACGTGGTGCTGTGCTCGAGCGCGCGATCCTCGAAGCCGCACTGGAGCAGCTCAGTACGGTCGGCTGGAGCGGCCTCACCATGGAGGGCGTCGCCGCCGGTGCCCAGACCGGCAAGGCCGCGGTCTACCGTCGCTGGCCGTCCAAGGAGGATCTCGTCGCGGACGCGCTCCAGGCCGGACTGCCGAGCCTCGACGAGGCGCCCGACCTCGGGAGCGTGCGCGAGGACCTCCTGGTGCTGTGTCGGCAGGCGCGCGATGCGATGTACTCGCGCCCCGGATTCGCGCTTCGCTCGGTTATTCACGAATGCGACACTCGGCAGGCCGAGCGCTTCCACGGTGTGATCTACGAGGGGGTCGTGGAGCCGGCCGTCAAGCTGCTGCGGGAGGTCATTGACCGCGGAATCGAGCGGGGAGAGGTGCGGCCGGACGCAGCGAACGGATATGTCGTCGATGCTATTCCGGCGATGATGATGTACCGCTCAAAGATGTGCTCCAGCGAATGGAATGACCAGGAACTCAAGGAAATGATCGATCAGCTGATGGTTCCGCTGCTGCGGCCGTAG